One stretch of Calditrichota bacterium DNA includes these proteins:
- a CDS encoding DUF1893 domain-containing protein, whose product MAPPDKTFERPDEERVDERIRHSLEVRHAGRLVFVSDGKWLHPLFELETFLQEHTIPPGELVVHDKIVGRAAALLLVYLGVSRVVADLLSRGGQEVLEHYKVSYQFVTLVDRILCRTEELLAHELDPARAHRMLLELARGGSSTGQQPPSP is encoded by the coding sequence TTGGCACCCCCGGATAAAACCTTCGAGCGACCTGATGAAGAGCGGGTGGACGAGCGCATCCGCCATAGCCTGGAAGTGCGGCATGCGGGTCGGCTCGTATTCGTGAGCGACGGGAAGTGGCTGCACCCGCTGTTCGAGTTAGAAACCTTCCTCCAGGAGCATACCATTCCGCCAGGAGAGCTGGTCGTCCACGACAAAATCGTCGGTCGGGCAGCGGCGCTCCTCCTGGTCTACCTCGGTGTGTCGCGAGTCGTTGCAGATCTTCTGAGCAGGGGGGGGCAGGAGGTTCTGGAACACTACAAAGTCTCCTATCAATTTGTGACCCTGGTGGACAGGATCCTCTGCAGGACTGAGGAACTCCTTGCCCACGAGCTGGACCCCGCAAGAGCCCATCGGATGCTTCTCGAACTGGCCAGAGGAGGAAGCTCCACTGGGCAACAGCCGCCGTCGCCCTGA